The following proteins are co-located in the Flammeovirga kamogawensis genome:
- a CDS encoding tol-pal system protein YbgF, producing MLNVLNIKLYKRSFLVIYFIILGSLFKVNSVCAQAALPKIEDVDMLMTNLTVQLEITSGIDAMYNFEFKVAEGQFNWLKHHYPEHPLPYFLLGLTQWWKIVPNLEKSSYDKEFFAYMDSAIYYADKMYKKDKTNQEAVFILAGSWAFEGRLNGERHNWTRAAYSVKKALGYFDRLKEMPKTDLSPELLYGDGLYNYYVEWLKENYKMLRTVLWMFDSGDKELGIEQLETCGKEAFYTRIEAMYYLMRVHSSSGGKMIRALQISEYLYKKYPNNPYFQRYYARLLYYSGRYPQLYKVSKSLLERVDEGMLGYEEMSGRYAAFYLGAYYRDYLADSKTADLYYIRAVDFVEDIGDYGSGYYHYSLAALARDAKKEGNYEDASKYYGKILTYAAGRKKLQEEAKNFKKEYKKIKKTRKKEEKK from the coding sequence ATGCTAAACGTACTCAATATTAAATTATATAAACGTAGCTTCTTAGTAATCTACTTCATCATATTAGGATCTCTTTTTAAAGTAAATTCTGTTTGTGCTCAAGCCGCTTTACCAAAAATTGAAGATGTTGATATGTTAATGACAAATCTTACAGTTCAGTTAGAGATTACTTCAGGTATTGATGCAATGTATAATTTTGAGTTTAAAGTAGCAGAAGGTCAATTTAATTGGCTAAAACATCATTATCCTGAACATCCACTCCCTTATTTTCTTTTGGGTTTAACACAATGGTGGAAAATTGTTCCTAATCTTGAAAAATCTTCTTACGATAAAGAGTTCTTTGCTTACATGGATTCAGCAATTTATTACGCTGATAAAATGTACAAAAAAGATAAAACCAATCAAGAAGCCGTTTTTATCTTAGCTGGATCTTGGGCTTTTGAAGGACGTTTAAATGGAGAAAGACACAATTGGACACGTGCTGCTTATTCTGTTAAAAAGGCTTTAGGTTACTTTGATAGGTTAAAAGAAATGCCAAAAACAGACCTTTCTCCAGAATTATTATACGGAGATGGTTTATACAATTACTATGTAGAGTGGCTTAAAGAAAATTATAAAATGCTTCGCACTGTTCTGTGGATGTTTGATAGTGGGGATAAAGAACTAGGAATTGAACAATTAGAAACTTGTGGTAAGGAAGCATTCTACACGAGGATAGAAGCAATGTATTACCTAATGAGGGTACATTCTTCTAGTGGAGGTAAAATGATTAGAGCTCTCCAAATTTCTGAATATTTATATAAAAAGTATCCAAATAACCCGTACTTCCAACGATATTATGCTAGACTTCTTTACTATAGTGGCAGATACCCACAACTTTATAAAGTGAGTAAATCTTTATTAGAAAGGGTAGATGAAGGTATGTTAGGTTATGAAGAAATGAGTGGTAGATATGCAGCATTTTATTTAGGAGCTTATTATAGAGATTATTTAGCGGATTCTAAAACTGCAGATCTTTATTATATTAGAGCTGTTGATTTTGTAGAAGATATTGGTGATTATGGTTCAGGTTATTATCATTATTCTTTGGCGGCTTTAGCAAGAGATGCTAAAAAAGAAGGAAATTATGAGGATGCTAGTAAATATTATGGTAAAATTTTAACCTATGCCGCCGGTAGAAAGAAGTTGCAAGAGGAAGCAAAAAACTTTAAAAAAGAATATAAAAAAATAAAAAAGACCCGTAAAAAGGAAGAAAAAAAATAG